One Phyllobacterium sp. T1293 DNA window includes the following coding sequences:
- a CDS encoding aminotransferase — protein sequence MTAVSNLSRSNDRTSWEKDRDHVLHPYTDFSTFAESGSQIIEKAQGMYVTDTQGRTFLDGIAGLWCVNIGHGRVEMADAVSRQIIDMQYYNPFGASSNIPAAELGARLAELAPGSLNHVYYSCGGSTANEMAVRIAQYYFAMKGMPFKRKIISRNNGYHGGTYIAASLTGIHGTKYGFNQVGEDFIHHVSAADLYAKPSGMTEEAYCDFLVNEFENRVLQLGPNNVAAFIAEPIMGAGGVLVAPAGYHLRMREICNRYDVLYIADEVVTAFGRLGEWFASASVYNYQPDIIVCAKGITSGYIPLGATLISDEIYDVISRPQCAGGVFSMGLTYFGHPVACAAALKNIEIMEREGLLANAASTGAHLQEAAKQLLDLDIVGDVRGRGLMLGIDLVADKATKAPLPASENAAERIFMGCIERGVIVRPVGSRIIVSPPLIIDRAQCDTIVAAIADAIKDFMAAR from the coding sequence ATGACTGCTGTATCAAACCTTAGCCGCTCCAATGACAGAACGTCATGGGAGAAAGACCGGGATCACGTTTTGCATCCCTATACCGACTTTTCGACCTTTGCCGAAAGCGGTAGCCAGATCATCGAAAAAGCTCAGGGAATGTATGTGACCGATACTCAAGGCCGCACGTTTCTTGATGGTATTGCCGGGCTCTGGTGCGTAAACATTGGCCACGGGCGGGTGGAAATGGCCGATGCCGTGTCGCGCCAGATCATCGATATGCAGTATTACAATCCCTTTGGTGCATCCTCAAACATACCGGCGGCTGAACTTGGAGCGCGGTTGGCAGAACTTGCTCCGGGCTCGCTCAATCACGTCTATTATTCCTGTGGCGGCTCGACGGCCAACGAGATGGCCGTGCGCATTGCGCAATACTATTTTGCCATGAAAGGCATGCCCTTCAAGCGCAAGATCATTTCCCGCAACAATGGCTATCACGGCGGTACGTATATTGCGGCCAGTCTGACCGGTATTCACGGAACGAAGTATGGCTTCAATCAGGTTGGTGAGGATTTCATCCATCATGTTTCCGCCGCTGATCTTTATGCCAAACCATCAGGTATGACAGAGGAGGCCTATTGCGACTTCCTCGTCAATGAGTTCGAAAACAGGGTTTTACAGCTCGGTCCCAACAATGTAGCCGCGTTTATCGCGGAGCCCATTATGGGGGCGGGCGGGGTACTTGTGGCGCCTGCGGGATATCATCTGCGGATGCGCGAGATCTGCAATCGCTATGACGTTCTCTACATTGCTGATGAGGTTGTAACGGCCTTTGGCCGTCTGGGCGAATGGTTTGCCTCAGCATCGGTCTATAATTATCAGCCTGACATCATCGTATGCGCCAAGGGGATCACCTCGGGTTACATCCCGCTTGGGGCCACGCTGATCTCCGATGAGATTTACGACGTGATCAGCCGCCCTCAATGTGCAGGCGGAGTGTTCTCCATGGGTTTGACCTATTTTGGCCATCCGGTTGCCTGTGCTGCGGCGTTGAAGAACATCGAGATCATGGAGCGCGAGGGGCTGCTTGCGAATGCAGCGAGCACGGGCGCTCATCTGCAGGAAGCTGCAAAGCAGCTTCTGGATTTGGACATTGTCGGGGACGTGCGCGGTCGCGGTCTGATGCTTGGGATCGATCTGGTCGCTGATAAGGCAACCAAAGCCCCACTTCCTGCATCTGAAAACGCAGCCGAGCGCATCTTCATGGGATGCATTGAACGCGGCGTCATTGTGCGCCCGGTCGGTAGTCGCATCATTGTATCACCGCCACTGATTATTGATCGCGCGCAGTGCGATACGATTGTTGCGGCGATAGCAGATGCGATCAAAGATTTCATGGCAGCGCGTTAA
- a CDS encoding ABC transporter permease has product MANARMKDIRAFSGFGSIAVAGVLFLYLPILFLCVYSFNDGRSVSQWSGFSFRWYITVFGNSGIKAAAMNSLTIATIAASVSTVLALGAAMATVNRRFKGETLAYATLTFPLMVPEIVTAVASLVFFVSLGVRLGFSTILIAHIVFCIPFAYLPIRARLEGMDATLNAAAADLYASPIRAFWRITLPLLAPGLVSGWLLAFIISLDDFIITALVAGPGSTTLPLHIYGMLRLGITPEVNAISTMMLVGSIVLLAIAGVLGRTSKNS; this is encoded by the coding sequence ATGGCTAACGCTCGTATGAAAGACATCCGCGCATTTTCCGGTTTTGGTTCAATTGCAGTTGCAGGCGTCCTGTTTCTCTATCTGCCGATCCTGTTTCTCTGTGTCTATTCCTTCAATGATGGACGTTCGGTGAGCCAGTGGAGCGGTTTTTCATTCCGCTGGTACATCACCGTGTTTGGCAATAGCGGCATAAAGGCTGCGGCGATGAATTCCCTCACCATCGCGACCATAGCCGCATCGGTTTCGACGGTGCTTGCGCTCGGCGCTGCAATGGCCACCGTCAACAGACGGTTCAAAGGTGAGACGCTTGCCTATGCCACACTGACATTTCCGCTGATGGTGCCGGAAATTGTAACAGCCGTCGCATCTCTTGTGTTCTTTGTATCGTTGGGCGTCCGCCTTGGGTTCAGTACAATTCTCATTGCCCATATCGTCTTCTGTATTCCGTTTGCCTATCTGCCGATACGGGCTCGGTTGGAAGGAATGGATGCAACGCTCAACGCGGCTGCTGCCGATCTCTATGCATCCCCAATCCGGGCATTCTGGCGCATAACATTGCCGCTATTGGCTCCCGGCCTCGTGTCTGGCTGGTTGCTGGCATTCATTATCTCGCTTGATGATTTCATCATCACCGCGCTGGTCGCGGGACCTGGCTCGACGACGTTACCCCTGCATATTTACGGCATGTTGCGGTTGGGCATTACGCCTGAGGTGAACGCCATTTCCACCATGATGCTTGTTGGTTCGATCGTGCTTTTGGCAATCGCGGGTGTCCTTGGGCGTACCAGCAAGAATTCATGA
- a CDS encoding agmatine deiminase family protein, with protein sequence MITRRNILKATSGIMLASAIGRSTTMAFAADSDWHMPDEGDPHTATWMAFGPSEDVWGKKLMRGAQNNLALIAKAISAHEQVNMLVREEDHETAERLCGSAVNLFVHEIDDLWMRDTGPVFVKNSAGKLAGVDFNFNGWGNKQEHDGDAEVAEFVTDKANVETLRTKLILEGGGIEVDGKGTAIITESCVLNKNRNPGVSKEQCEAELSRLLGLKKIIWLPGIKGKDITDGHTDFYARFISPGVVVAGLDNDPSSYDHAVTKRHLEILKDATDGAGQKLKIIVIPGPSSVRSQYENKEFAAGYINFYLCNGAVIVPEFGDAKADRYCRDALKDALPNREIVQLNIDAIAAGGGGIHCTTQQQPA encoded by the coding sequence ATGATAACCCGCCGCAATATTCTCAAAGCAACCTCTGGCATCATGCTTGCCAGTGCAATTGGTAGGAGCACAACGATGGCATTCGCCGCTGATAGTGATTGGCATATGCCTGATGAGGGTGATCCGCATACGGCGACATGGATGGCTTTTGGGCCCAGTGAAGATGTCTGGGGCAAGAAACTCATGCGTGGCGCGCAGAACAATCTGGCGTTGATTGCAAAAGCCATTTCTGCCCATGAGCAAGTGAATATGCTTGTGCGCGAAGAGGACCATGAAACAGCAGAGCGCCTATGCGGTTCTGCGGTTAACTTGTTCGTCCACGAGATTGATGATTTGTGGATGCGCGACACCGGCCCAGTGTTCGTCAAGAACAGCGCGGGCAAACTGGCTGGCGTTGATTTCAACTTCAACGGCTGGGGCAACAAGCAGGAACACGACGGCGACGCTGAAGTGGCGGAGTTCGTCACAGACAAGGCGAACGTCGAAACACTGCGCACCAAGCTCATCCTTGAAGGTGGCGGTATCGAAGTGGATGGCAAGGGAACAGCCATCATTACGGAGAGCTGTGTGCTGAACAAGAACCGTAATCCTGGTGTCAGCAAGGAACAGTGCGAGGCCGAACTGAGCCGCCTTCTGGGGCTCAAGAAGATCATCTGGTTGCCGGGGATTAAAGGCAAAGACATCACTGATGGTCATACGGATTTCTACGCCCGTTTCATCAGTCCCGGTGTCGTTGTTGCCGGACTTGACAATGATCCGTCCTCCTATGATCACGCGGTCACGAAACGGCATCTCGAAATCCTCAAGGATGCCACTGATGGCGCTGGGCAGAAGCTCAAGATCATTGTCATACCGGGACCAAGCAGCGTGCGCTCGCAATATGAGAACAAGGAGTTCGCTGCCGGTTACATCAATTTCTATCTGTGCAACGGCGCAGTCATCGTGCCTGAATTTGGTGATGCAAAGGCTGATCGTTACTGCCGTGATGCATTGAAAGATGCCTTGCCCAACCGCGAGATCGTTCAATTGAATATCGATGCGATTGCGGCTGGGGGCGGTGGCATTCACTGCACGACACAGCAACAGCCTGCGTAA
- a CDS encoding ABC transporter ATP-binding protein, whose translation MVIAAFRRNTALGSDAPVRVERSSGETAPAIQIAAEVTGLQKVYNPSTPQAFQALKDINLTIRSNEFFTLLGPSGCGKTTLLRILGGFEAMTEGTCRIFGQDVSLLPPEARPVNTVFQQYALFPHMTVRRNIAFGLEMLGRPKSELNSIVDRMLALVSMTDYADRKPDHLSGGQRQRVALARALAPQPKLLLLDEPLSALDLKLRQKMRLELKALQRETGITFIFVTHDQEEALAMSDRVAVLSDGRLQQVGTPEEIYEQPQSRFVADFIGESNLLCATVNRIDGASIEFGLAGLGSVNLNCSEALQPGQEVTLSIRPERIALSAVRGQCGLGPAVIFDRTYLGNAVEYHLRAGEQTLTVRSPRGGLRGLQDFAPGDSVFLGFEPNAAKVLTT comes from the coding sequence ATGGTAATAGCCGCTTTCCGTCGTAATACGGCGCTGGGGTCGGATGCACCGGTACGTGTAGAGCGAAGCAGCGGTGAGACCGCACCTGCAATTCAGATTGCAGCCGAGGTAACGGGCCTTCAGAAAGTCTACAATCCGTCAACACCGCAAGCTTTTCAGGCACTGAAAGATATCAATCTGACAATTCGCTCCAATGAGTTCTTCACTCTGTTGGGGCCATCAGGGTGTGGGAAAACAACACTTCTGCGTATCCTTGGCGGCTTCGAAGCCATGACCGAGGGAACGTGCCGGATCTTTGGTCAGGATGTGAGTTTGTTACCGCCCGAGGCAAGGCCGGTGAATACCGTTTTCCAGCAATATGCCCTGTTCCCTCATATGACCGTGCGTCGCAATATTGCTTTTGGGTTGGAAATGCTTGGTCGGCCAAAATCCGAGCTTAACAGCATCGTTGATAGGATGCTGGCCCTGGTAAGCATGACTGATTATGCGGATCGCAAGCCGGATCATCTCTCGGGTGGTCAGCGTCAGCGCGTTGCATTGGCCCGCGCCTTGGCGCCACAACCTAAATTGCTGCTGCTCGACGAACCGCTTTCCGCGCTTGATTTGAAACTGCGGCAGAAAATGCGGTTGGAGCTGAAAGCACTTCAGCGTGAAACCGGGATCACTTTCATTTTCGTGACGCACGATCAGGAAGAGGCCCTTGCAATGAGTGATCGCGTAGCGGTGCTCAGTGATGGTCGCCTCCAACAGGTCGGTACACCGGAAGAAATCTACGAACAGCCGCAAAGCCGCTTTGTGGCTGATTTCATTGGTGAGTCCAATTTGCTCTGCGCAACAGTCAATCGCATCGACGGTGCATCGATCGAGTTTGGACTTGCGGGCCTTGGCTCTGTGAATCTGAATTGCAGTGAGGCTCTGCAACCCGGACAAGAAGTGACGCTCTCCATACGCCCTGAGCGTATAGCGCTTTCAGCGGTGCGTGGGCAGTGTGGTCTTGGTCCGGCTGTTATTTTTGATCGCACCTATCTTGGCAATGCAGTCGAGTATCATCTGCGTGCAGGTGAGCAAACATTGACTGTGCGTTCGCCGCGCGGAGGGCTTCGTGGCCTTCAGGATTTTGCGCCGGGGGACAGCGTGTTTTTGGGATTCGAGCCAAATGCAGCAAAGGTGCTGACAACATGA
- a CDS encoding extracellular solute-binding protein, whose amino-acid sequence MKLNSILLTTAAIAWASPAFAAGDLFIYTYGEYTPPDLVAKFEKAFDVKVHVDTFDSMETMLAKLRAGAGGYDIVVAGDPNIQLMISENMLEKIDVNTMPNYANVDERWRNVYWDSGRQYSAPWAWGSTSFMVDSAVVKGDINTLGVLFNPPAEVKGRINMMRDVNEVINIALRYLNLPRCNENPEDMKKVLELLETQKQWVKSYNSEFKEPLVSGEAVASMAWNGYAMRARDEKPSLVYVYPKEGFTGWMDNLAVPKGAPDIENAKTFINFMMDPENAAMVSTYARYSNGIKGSEKFVDPKLATAPELAPPAGTPAPEFIPNCSPASTKLYDRVWTKLLN is encoded by the coding sequence ATGAAATTGAATTCCATTTTACTCACAACGGCAGCAATCGCATGGGCCTCGCCAGCGTTCGCGGCCGGAGATTTGTTCATCTACACCTATGGTGAATACACACCGCCGGATCTGGTGGCCAAATTCGAAAAAGCATTCGACGTCAAGGTTCATGTCGACACGTTTGACTCCATGGAAACTATGCTGGCCAAGCTTCGCGCTGGGGCAGGTGGCTATGACATTGTTGTGGCTGGGGACCCAAACATACAGCTGATGATCAGCGAAAACATGCTCGAAAAGATCGATGTCAATACGATGCCAAATTACGCCAACGTCGATGAACGCTGGCGCAATGTTTATTGGGATAGCGGGCGTCAATATTCTGCGCCATGGGCGTGGGGATCGACGAGCTTCATGGTCGACAGCGCGGTTGTCAAAGGCGATATCAACACTCTGGGCGTGCTGTTCAATCCTCCTGCTGAGGTGAAGGGCAGGATCAACATGATGCGCGACGTCAATGAAGTGATCAACATTGCGCTGCGTTATCTGAACCTGCCGCGTTGCAACGAAAACCCTGAAGACATGAAGAAGGTGCTTGAGCTGCTTGAGACGCAAAAGCAGTGGGTGAAAAGCTATAATTCGGAGTTCAAGGAACCACTGGTTTCCGGTGAAGCCGTCGCTTCAATGGCGTGGAATGGTTACGCCATGCGTGCGAGGGATGAAAAGCCTTCGCTTGTCTATGTTTATCCCAAGGAGGGGTTCACAGGTTGGATGGATAATCTGGCCGTTCCCAAAGGCGCGCCGGATATTGAGAATGCAAAGACATTCATCAACTTCATGATGGACCCGGAAAATGCGGCGATGGTCAGTACCTATGCCCGCTATTCCAATGGCATCAAGGGTTCGGAAAAATTTGTGGACCCGAAACTGGCAACTGCGCCGGAGTTGGCGCCTCCGGCGGGCACGCCAGCGCCTGAGTTCATTCCCAATTGCAGCCCGGCCTCGACCAAACTTTATGATCGCGTCTGGACCAAGCTGCTGAACTGA
- a CDS encoding ABC transporter permease: MTAQAGLRSPLRVSKRLAFTGLLLPAVGVITIFMIAPVAIVFVYSFLEPARYGGVVWNFSVEGYLQILFERDFVDGSLQFSADYLVILWRSVFQAAICTVLCLMISVPTAYFIATRSERTKPIWIFLITVPYWVNLLIRTIALLFILRDDGPLNKVIMMTGLTNSPLPLSYNNFAIGLGLVYSFLPFMVLPLYSAFERFDFRLLEAAYDLYASRRVAFFKIVLPVMRPGLIAGSLLVFIPSIGSYLAPDILGGGKTLMIGNLIGTQFQGAHNWPFGAALSMILLTVTLVVLIWMARRSARKNTGY; this comes from the coding sequence ATGACAGCACAAGCCGGGTTGCGATCCCCATTGCGTGTTTCGAAGCGACTGGCTTTTACTGGGCTTTTGCTGCCTGCAGTTGGCGTCATCACCATATTCATGATTGCTCCGGTCGCGATTGTGTTTGTCTATTCGTTTCTCGAGCCCGCCCGCTACGGCGGAGTGGTCTGGAATTTCTCCGTCGAGGGATATCTTCAGATCCTGTTCGAACGGGATTTCGTGGACGGAAGCCTTCAATTCTCGGCTGATTATCTGGTGATCCTGTGGCGGTCGGTGTTTCAGGCGGCAATCTGCACTGTCCTCTGCCTCATGATCAGCGTGCCAACAGCTTATTTCATTGCCACACGATCCGAGCGCACGAAGCCAATATGGATCTTTCTGATTACGGTGCCCTATTGGGTGAACCTTTTGATCCGGACGATCGCGCTGCTTTTCATTCTGCGGGACGACGGTCCGCTCAATAAGGTTATCATGATGACCGGGCTCACAAACAGTCCGTTGCCGCTAAGCTATAACAATTTTGCCATAGGCTTGGGACTGGTCTACAGCTTTTTGCCCTTTATGGTTCTGCCGCTCTATTCGGCATTTGAGCGGTTTGATTTCCGATTGCTGGAAGCAGCTTACGATCTTTATGCCTCGCGCCGAGTGGCCTTCTTTAAAATCGTTTTGCCAGTGATGCGCCCCGGTTTGATCGCCGGAAGTCTGCTCGTTTTCATTCCATCGATTGGCTCCTATCTCGCGCCCGATATTCTCGGGGGTGGCAAGACGCTGATGATCGGCAATCTGATCGGGACGCAGTTTCAGGGTGCTCACAATTGGCCGTTTGGCGCTGCACTTTCAATGATCCTGCTTACAGTCACCTTGGTTGTACTGATCTGGATGGCGCGGCGATCCGCGCGCAAGAATACGGGGTACTAG